A portion of the Lolium rigidum isolate FL_2022 chromosome 1, APGP_CSIRO_Lrig_0.1, whole genome shotgun sequence genome contains these proteins:
- the LOC124702285 gene encoding sucrose synthase 7-like produces the protein MATKLSFKRMDSVAESMPDALRQSRYQMKRCFQRYVSKGRRLLKNQQLMEELEKSLDDKVEKEKLVEGFLGYIICSTQEAVVLPPFVAFAVRMNPGIWEYVKVHSDDLSVEGITPSEYLKFKETLYDEKWAKDDNSLEIDFGALDLSTPHLTLPSSIGNGMQFVSKFMSSKLSDKPESMKPLLDYLLSLNYRGEKLMVNETIDTVNKLQTALLLAEVSVSGLPKYTPYQKFEQRFQEWGLEKGWGDTAERCKETLNFLSEVLQAPDPINMEKFFSRVPTIFNIVVFSIHGYFGQEKVLGLPDTGGQVVYILDQVRSMEEELLQRIKQQGLNITPKILVLTRLIPDSKGTKCNVELEPVENTKYSHILRVPFKTEDGKDLRQWVSRFDIYPYLERYAQDASTKILDILEGKPDLIIGNYTDGNLVASLMSSKLGVTQGTIAHALEKTKYEDSDVKWRELDQKYHFSCQFTADMIAMNTTDFIITSTYQEIAGSKEKPGQYEHHYAFTMPGLCRYATGINVFDPKFNIAAPGADQSVYFPFTQKQKRLTGLHPQIEELLYSKDNTDEHIGYLTDRSKPIIFSMARLDKVKNITGLVEWYGQNKKVRDLVNLVVVAGLLNASQSSDREEIEEINKMHNLIDKYQLKGQIRWIKAQTDRVRNGELYRYIADTKGAFVQPALYEAFGLTVIEAMNCGLPTFATNQGGPAEIIVDGVSGFHINPINGREASTKIADFFQKCKEDPSNWNKVSTAGLQRIYECYTWKIYATKVLNMGSMYGFWRTLNKEERVAKQRYLQMFYNLQFRNLVKTVPRVGEQAPRTTAPTATGTVAPNNEIVARPKERKPQNRIQRMMTSLLGPKPPMNEQNGYR, from the exons ATGGCCACCAAGCTCAGCTTCAAGAGAATGGACAGCGTTGCTGAGAGCATGCCTGATGCACTACGACAAAGCCGGTACCAGATGAAGAGATGCTTCCAAAG GTATGTGTCTAAGGGCAGGAGGCTCTTGAAGAACCAGCAACTCATGGAGGAGCTGGAAAAATCACTAGATGACAAAGTCGAGAAGGAAAAACTTGTTGAAGGCTTTCTTGGTTACATTATTTGTTCAACACAG GAAGCGGTAGTGCTACCACCATTTGTTGCATTTGCTGTCAGAATGAATCCTGGTATCTGGGAATACGTCAAAGTTCATTCCGACGATCTGTCAGTCGAAGGAATTACACCATCGGAATACCTGAAGTTCAAAGAGACATTATATGATGAGAAATG GGCCAAGGATGACAATTCATTGGAAATTGATTTTGGCGCTCTTGATCTCTCAACACCTCATCTGACTCTGCCCTCATCCATTGGGAATGGGATGCAGTTTGTCTCCAAATTCATGTCTTCAAAGCTGAGTGACAAGCCTGAAAGCATGAAGCCATTGCTGGACTATTTACTCTCCCTGAATTACCGTGGCGAG AAGTTGATGGTTAACGAGACAATCGACACGGTGAACAAATTGCAGACAGCACTCCTCCTTGCAGAAGTTTCTGTTAGCGGTCTGCCAAAATACACACCATACCAGAAATTTGAACAGAG ATTTCAAGAGTGGGGATTGGAGAAAGGATGGGGTGACACTGCTGAAAGGTGCAAGGAGACTCTGAATTTCCTATCAGAAGTGCTCCAGGCACCCGATCCTATCAACATGGAGAAGTTCTTCAGCAGGGTTCCAACCATATTTAACATTGTTGTCTTCTCTATCCATGGTTACTTTGGTCAAGAGAAGGTTCTAGGCTTGCCAGACACCGGCGGTCAG GTTGTGTACATCCTGGACCAAGTCAGGTCCATGGAAGAAGAGCTGCTGCAGAGGATCAAGCAGCAGGGTTTGAATATAACACCAAAGATTCTTGTG TTAACAAGACTGATACCTGATTCCAAAGGCACCAAATGTAATGTGGAGCTCGAACCAGTTGAAAATACAAAATATTCACACATACTCCGTGTGCCATTCAAGACTGAAGACGGGAAGGATTTGCGCCAGTGGGTTTCTCGGTTTGACATTTATCCTTACCTAGAGAGATATGCTCAG GATGCTTCTACCAAAATTCTTGACATTCTAGAGGGCAAACCGGACTTGATCATTGGCAACTACACCGATGGCAACTTGGTGGCGTCCCTCATGTCGAGCAAACTAGGAGTCACACAG GGAACAATTGCACATGCTCTTGAGAAGACGAAGTATGAGGACTCGGATGTCAAGTGGAGAGAGCTGGACCAGAAGTACCACTTCTCCTGCCAATTCACTGCCGATATGATTGCCATGAACACTACTGACTTTATCATCACTAGCACGTACCAAGAAATTGCTGGGAG CAAAGAGAAGCCTGGCCAATATGAACACCACTACGCGTTCACAATGCCTGGGCTTTGCCGCTACGCCACGGGCATCAACGTCTTTGACCCGAAGTTCAACATTGCTGCACCTGGCGCAGATCAGTCCGTCTACTTCCCTTTCACACAGAAGCAGAAGCGCCTGACAGGTTTACACCCACAGATTGAGGAGTTGCTGTACAGCAAGGACAACACTGACGAACACAT AGGGTATCTGACTGACCGAAGCAAGCCAATCATCTTCTCCATGGCGAGGCTGGACAAGGTGAAGAACATCACTGGACTAGTCGAGTGGTATGGACAGAACAAGAAGGTCAGGGACCTCGTGAACCTCGTCGTCGTCGCGGGCCTCCTGAACGCTTCACAGTCCAGTGACCGAGAAGAGATAGAAGAGATCAACAAGATGCACAATCTGATTGACAAGTACCAGCTGAAAGGACAAATCCGCTGGATCAAGGCACAGACTGACCGTGTCCGTAACGGTGAGCTGTACCGTTACATTGCCGATACAAAGGGTGCATTTGTCCAG CCTGCACTCTATGAAGCGTTCGGGCTAACAGTCATTGAGGCGATGAACTGTGGGCTGCCAACCTTCGCGACAAACCAGGGAGGGCCAGCAGAAATCATTGTCGACGGTGTCTCGGGTTTCCACATAAACCCAATAAATGGCAGGGAGGCAAGCACCAAGATTGCAGACTTCTTCCAGAAGTGCAAGGAGGACCCGAGCAACTGGAACAAGGTGTCCACTGCTGGACTTCAGCGCATCTACGAATG CTACACATGGAAGATATATGCGACTAAAGTGCTGAACATGGGATCGATGTACGGCTTCTGGAGGACACTGAACAAGGAAGAGAGAGTAGCCAAACAACGCTACCTGCAGATGTTCTACAATCTCCAGTTTAGGAATCTG GTGAAGACCGTCCCGAGGGTAGGGGAGCAGGCTCCGAGAACAACAGCTCCGACCGCGACAGGCACAGTGGCTCCCAACAACGAGATCGTTGCGAGGCCGAAAGAAAG AAAGCCACAGAACCGGATCCAAAG GATGATGACCAGCCTACTCGGGCCGAAGCCACCGATGAATGAACAGAATGGCTACAGATGA
- the LOC124702294 gene encoding putative disease resistance protein RGA3 produces the protein MAAVLDSLVQRCAAALEDFAGQEACAALGIRENVRGLLATLARIDAVVAHEEQRRVLSSKTDAWVAQLKDAMYEVDDVLDVCAVEGAKVLADADHPPAPKVRCAFMMFSCFRSSAPQKFHHEIGFTIRDIDIRLREMEDEMPALPAGSLITRRDWLISDQMRIRSCHELPARAVGTHVQKSVATLVPRMIREGKKKVDVFAIVGTVGIGKTTLAWEIFTDERMTENFPICVWVKMSKDLSEAAFLKKIIAGAGVSIGDTEDKEELLGLLGSALSKRFLIVLDDLDSPSIWDNLLKDPLGDGVARGRILITTRDEEVATGLKAIVHRVDRMDAENSWALLREQVFADSSSEELGALEDVGIKIAERSEGHPLAIKVIAGVLRSRRASKAEWEMILDSDAWSMRPFLQHVPQALYLSFVDLPSELKECFLHCSLYPEECPIRRFDLVRHWIAEGLVKASENKELEESAEEYYLELIGRNLLQPDPDNLDQCWITHDLLRSLARSLITDESILIDGQQRSSMGPLSSMSKPRHLALCNMENSLEGPISVKQQMSLRSLMLFNSPNVRVIDDLIVSAPCLRVLDLSNTALEALPKSIGNLLHLRLLNLDGTQVRDIPSSVGFLVNLQTLSLQGCQSLQKLPWSISALQELRCLCLQGTSLRYVPKGAGELQHLNHLSGLIIGHDSNDPEGCDLDDLKFLSELRYLHLERIDRATTSGAAALANKPFLKVLHLSEQAPLIEEEEQEEEQENLEGAGKEEKSEREINNQCSKDDSAKASEKIWNELTPPQSVEKLVIKNYQGRKFPNWIAGPKLSTSFPSLAFLDLDNCTSCTTLPALGRLNQLKSLQISNAESIVTIGSEFLGTTVLSQSTSFPKLEVLKLRNMKKLEDWSLSVEESQILLPCLKSLHIHFCPKLKGLPEGLKHAALCDLRVEGAHGLTEIKDLPKLSDELYLKDNRALQRISNLPVLQSLTIDDCSKLKHVSGLDSLSHLRLVFPPSTETFYFEELVIFWSIAFPRWLEVLIRKRNGLRRFELQCTLPLLRSCLDGGKNWHVVQQIPEVRITSTDGKKYIRYNKGCRIYETNAQSED, from the coding sequence ATGGCGGCGGTGCTGGACTCCCTGGTGCAGCGGTGCGCGGCGGCGCTGGAGGACTTTGCGGGGCAGGAGGCCTGCGCGGCGCTGGGCATCCGGGAGAACGTGCGGGGCCTCCTGGCCACGCTCGCCCGCATCGACGCCGTGGTCGCCCACGAGGAGCAGAGGAGGGTGCTCAGCTCCAAGACCGACGCCTGGGTGGCGCAGCTGAAGGACGCGATGTATGAGGTGGACGACGTGCTCGACGTCTGCGCCGTGGAGGGCGCCAAGGTCCTCGCCGACGCGGACCACCCGCCCGCCCCCAAGGTGCGGTGCGCCTTCATGATGTTCTCCTGCTTCAGGTCGTCTGCCCCCCAGAAGTTCCACCACGAGATCGGCTTCACCATTAGGGACATCGACATCCGGCTGAGGGAGATGGAGGATGAGATGCCCGCGCTCCCTGCCGGATCATTGATCACGAGGAGGGACTGGTTGATCAGTGATCAAATGCGCATCAGGAGCTGCCACGAGCTGCCGGCGCGCGCGGTGGGGACGCACGTCCAGAAGTCCGTGGCCACGCTCGTGCCGAGGATGATTAGAGAGGGCAAGAAGAAGGTGGACGTCTTCGCAATTGTCGGCACGGTGGGGATCGGCAAGACGACGCTTGCCTGGGAGATATTCACCGACGAGAGGATGACCGAGAACTTCCCGATCTGCGTGTGGGTGAAGATGTCCAAGGATCTGTCGGAAGCGGCTTTCTTGAAGAAGATCATCGCAGGTGCCGGTGTGAGCATTGGGGATACGGAGGACAAGGAAGAGCTCCTTGGCCTCCTTGGCTCTGCTCTCTCGAAGAGGTTTCTTATCGTCTTAGATGACCTGGACAGCCCGAGTATATGGGATAACCTGCTCAAAGATCCACTAGGAGATGGTGTGGCAAGAGGCAGAATACTCATCACGACACGGGACGAGGAAGTGGCGACAGGCTTGAAGGCGATCGTCCACCGCGTTGACAGAATGGATGCGGAGAATAGCTGGGCGTTATTGCGCGAACAGGTTTTCGCAGACTCCAGTTCAGAAGAGCTTGGAGCACTGGAGGATGTTGGGATTAAGATCGCGGAGAGAAGCGAAGGCCATCCTCTAGCAATCAAGGTCATCGCAGGCGTCCTAAGGTCAAGACGCGCGAGCAAGGCTGAGTGGGAGATGATCCTCGATAGTGATGCTTGGTCCATGCGACCGTTCCTTCAACACGTGCCACAAGCTCTCTACTTGAGTTTTGTTGATCTGCCTTCTGAACTGAAGGAATGCTTCCTCCATTGCTCTCTGTATCCGGAAGAATGCCCCATTCGGCGCTTTGATCTTGTGCGGCATTGGATTGCTGAAGGCCTTGTGAAGGCCAGTGAAAACAAGGAACTGGAAGAGTCTGCTGAAGAGTACTATTTAGAATTGATAGGCAGAAACTTGTTGCAACCCGATCCTGACAATCTTGACCAGTGCTGGATAACACATGATCTTCTACGCTCACTAGCCCGCTCTCTGATAACAGACGAGAGTATCTTAATTGATGGTCAGCAGAGATCGAGCATGGGCCCATTGTCCTCAATGTCAAAGCCTCGCCATCTTGCGTTGTGTAACATGGAGAACAGCCTGGAGGGTCCAATTTCAGTGAAGCAGCAGATGAGCCTAAGGTCACTGATGCTCTTCAACAGCCCGAATGTCAGAGTAATAGATGATCTTATTGTGTCAGCCCCGTGCTTGCGTGTCTTGGATTTGAGCAATACAGCACTAGAGGCTCTCCcaaaatccataggaaacttgctACATCTGAGGCTCCTTAATCTTGACGGTACGCAGGTCAGAGATATACCCTCTTCCGTCGGCTTTCTCGTAAATCTACAGACCTTGAGCCTTCAAGGATGTCAAAGTTTACAGAAACTCCCTTGGTCCATAAGTGCATTACAAGAGCTTAGATGCCTTTGTCTCCAAGGAACTTCCCTACGCTATGTACCGAAAGGTGCGGGTGAATTGCAGCATCTTAACCATTTATCTGGTCTAATCATTGGTCATGACAGCAATGATCCCGAGGGCTGTGATTTAGATGACCTTAAATTCTTGTCAGAATTGAGGTACCTTCATTTAGAAAGAATCGACAGGGCTACTACTTCAGGAGCTGCTGCACTTGCAAACAAGCCATTTCTGAAGGTTTTGCACCTGTCTGAGCAAGCACCAttaattgaagaagaagaacaggaggAAGAACAGGAGAACCTAGAGGGAGCAGGGAAAGAAGAGAAGAGCGAGCGTGAAATAAACAATCAGTGCAGTAAAGATGATTCAGCCAAAGCGAGCGAAAAGATATGGAATGAGCTTACCCCGCCGCAAAGCGTTGAGAAGCTGGTAATCAAGAACTACCAAGGTCGAAAGTTTCCAAACTGGATCGCGGGTCCCAAACTAAGCACCTCCTTCCCCAGTCTTGCCTTCTTGGATCTTGACAACTGCACGTCATGCACCACGCTGCCTGCGCTTGGCCGCCTGAACCAGCTCAAGTCACTGCAAATCTCTAATGCAGAATCAATTGTCACCATTGGTTCTGAATTCCTCGGTACAACTGTACTGTCACAATCCACTTCATTCCCCAAGCTTGAGGTTTTAAAGCTAAGAAACATGAAGAAACTGGAAGACTGGTCTTTAAGTGTGGAAGAGAGTCAGATATTGTTGCCTTGTCTTAAGTCACTGCACATACATTTCTGCCCTAAACTGAAAGGTCTCCCAGAAGGTCTAAAGCATGCTGCTCTGTGTGACCTTCGTGTCGAGGGCGCGCATGGCCTCACAGAGATAAAGGACCTGCCAAAACTATCCGATGAACTGTATCTGAAAGACAACAGGGCACTTCAGAGAATCTCCAACCTGCCTGTGCTTCAGTCCCTCACTATCGACGACTGCTCGAAGCTGAAGCATGTGTCAGGCCTTGACTCGCTGTCGCATCTCAGACTTGTGTTTCCCCCATCCACAGAGACATTCTATTTCGAGGAGTTGGTTATCTTCTGGAGTATTGCGTTCCCACGGTGGCTGGAGGTGCTGATCCGTAAGCGCAATGGCCTGCGTCGGTTCGAGCTCCAGTGCACACTCCCTTTACTCAGGAGCTGCCTGGACGGTGGGAAGAACTGGCACGTTGTGCAGCAGATCCCTGAGGTGCGCATCACGAGCACCGATGGCAAGAAGTACATAAGGTACAACAAGGGTTGCCGCATCTACGAGACAAATGCTCAGTCTGAAGATTGA
- the LOC124684654 gene encoding uncharacterized protein LOC124684654 yields MEFPASALRPHRVFQAGRWIPAAQLGDGQPLFHEGTQVEVSRSEKSFGESWRPASVLKVIGATNFLVKYTHVGNNGALATEILDSQYIRPAHTARKYRFSRFSRVEVMHEGSWWPGVIMEVPVSGVGNKYVVKLKSHETCIDVLTVENTQLRPPFCWDRKNWLLSLEKKSATVPKLASRKRPISSGLSLHKEAGETSDEHGSHREKKLKNAELASETIPPFSVVFNQSSEFKHHFSSYPKETTKQGNAMFAPPSLVLMAGFSHLSGSSLAQISSIKQAYSQKSIKPCAPVPQSRQLQGSLFGTFGQTRPLPQDPLLGMRSRNPQSQKEVIAAKSIEEARNIVSMPQDLAKLKDVDDDVDVRDNVTARPGMISEINTTNCVDPSMTPKDAGGPQHAVSQQGGGSTMDNRLSESLAIKHLPFVKTSPATMGVLPKAPQLEALFCRKNMHHTEPQNDDAMMKTLEEKIARKEAEDRELGARMRVLAVALHQLGLYASLVRDMMRSAVSQKISNATEISRLKSQASELELGRKYPPPRALR; encoded by the exons ATGGAGTTCCCAGCCTCCGCGCTGCGGCCGCACCGCGTCTTCCAAGCTGGCCGCTGGATCCCAGCTGCGCAACTG GGCGATGGACAACCTTTGTTTCACGAGGGAACCCAAGTGGAAGTGAGCCGGTCCGAAAAAAGCTTTGGTGAATCCTGGCGTCCAGCTTCTGTCCTTAAAGTGATTGGTGCTACAAATTTCTTAGTGAAGTACACGCATGTTGGAAACAACGGGGCATTAGCCACTGAGATTCTAGATTCTCAATATATTCGGCCGGCGCACACCGCTCGTAAGTACAGATTTTCTCGATTTTCTCGTGTTGAGGTAATGCATGAAGGTAGCTGGTGGCCTGGTGTTATTATGGAGGTTCCAGTTAGTGGAGTCGGGAATAAGTATGTAGTAAAACTGAAGAGCCATGAGACATGCATAGATGTGTTGACGGTTGAAAATACGCAGCTAAGGCCACCATTTTGCTGGGACCGTAAAAACTGGTTACTCTCCCTGGAAAAG AAATCTGCTACTGTACCTAAGCTGGCTTCTCGAAAAAGGCCAATTTCTTCAGGCTTGTCATTACATAAGGAAGCTGGTGAAACCAGTGATGAACATGGTTCTCATCGTGAAAAGAAGTTGAAGAATGCAGAGTTAGCATCAGAAACAATTCCCCCTTTCTCGGTTGTTTTTAATCAAAGCTCTGAATTCAAGCACCATTTCAGCTCTTATCCCAAAGAAACAACGAAACAAGGAAATGCAATGTTCGCACCTCCTTCATTGGTGCTAATGGCTGGATTTTCACATCTAAGTGGTTCTTCACTTGCTCAAATTAGTAGTATAAAACAAGCATATTCTCAGAAGAGTATCAAGCCGTGTGCACCGGTACCGCAAAGTCGACAGTTACAGGGTTCGCTGTTTGGAACTTTTGGACAGACAAGGCCTCTCCCACAGGACCCACTTCTAGGAATGCGATCACGTAACCCTCAGAGT CAAAAGGAAGTGATAGCTGCTAAAAGTATCGAGGAAGCCAGAAACATTGTTTCTATGCCACAAGACC tggCCAAGCTGaaagatgttgatgatgatgttgacGTACGTGATAATGTGACTGCTCGACCTGGAATGATTTCAGAAATAAATACAACGAATTGTGTTGACCCATCAATGACACCAAAGGATGCTGGAG GTCCGCAACATGCCGTGTCACAGCAAGGTGGTGGTTCAACCATGGACAACCGGCTTTCAGAATCCTTGGCAATCAAGCATCTTCCATTTGTGAAGACCTCTCCAGCGACAATGGGAGTACTGCCTAAAGCGCCGCAGTTGGAAGCTTTGTTCTGCAGGAAGAATATGCACCACACCGAGCCACAAAATGATGATGCTATGATGAAAACGTTGGAGGAGAAGATTGCTCGCAAAGAAGCCGAGGATAGAGAACTCGGCGCGCGAATGCGCGTGCTGGCTGTGGCTCTCCATCAGTTGGGGTTATATGCCAGTCTCGTGCGTGACATGATGCGGTCCGCTGTTTCCCAGAAGATAAGCAATGCTACAGAGATCTCAAGACTCAAAAGCCAAGCAAGCGAGCTAGAACTCGGTCGGAAGTATCCGCCTCCGCGCGCGTTAAGGTGA